Proteins co-encoded in one Cucurbita pepo subsp. pepo cultivar mu-cu-16 chromosome LG15, ASM280686v2, whole genome shotgun sequence genomic window:
- the LOC111811819 gene encoding optic atrophy 3 protein homolog: MILPFVKLGALALKTICKPIANRLKKEAGLHPKFRQYIINIAQANHRFSTNVQRRIYGHATDAAIRPLNEEKAVQAAADLLGELFVFTVAGAAVIFEVQRNSRSEARKEELRRQELEAMKQRDDDLAREIEILKQKIEELEKLSKGRGLTGLFHFRHPHTSEAEREKHS, encoded by the exons ATGATTCTCCCTTTTGTGAAGTTAGGGGCTCTTGCTCTGAAAACCATCTGCAAACCCATCGCCAATCGTCTCAAGAAAGAGGCTGGATTGCACCCGAAGTTTAGGCAGTACATTATCAACATCGCACAG GCAAATCATCGGTTTTCAACGAATGTGCAACGAAGAATATATGGTCATGCAACAGATGCTGCCATAAGGCCCTTGAATGAAGAGAAAGCTGTCCAAGCTGCAGCAGATCTTCTCGGGGAGCTCTTTGTATTCACG GTTGCTGGAGCTGCTGTTATTTTTGAGGTGCAAAGAAATTCGAGATCAGAAGCAAGAAAGGAGGAGCTCCGCAGGCAAGAATTGGAG GCGATGAAGCAAAGAGATGATGATTTAGCTCGTGAAATAGAAATTCTCAAACAGAAGATCGAAGAACTGGAAAAATTGTCCAAGGGACGAGGTCTAACTGGCTTGTTTCACTTCAGGCATCCGCACACCTCTGAAGCTGAAAGGGAGAAGCACTCTTGA
- the LOC111811698 gene encoding UDP-glycosyltransferase 79B30-like — MAATSSLHIAMYPWFAFGHLVPYLQIANKLAKKGHKISFFVPSKTHLKLQPFNHFPHLITFLPITVPHVDGLPQAAETTADVSHPSQFSHIMTAMDLTQPQIKRLLQDLQPHFIFFDFTFWMPKLASQLGITSIYYSVISATTFGYIYTPSRQLCGHDLTEADFMQPPPKYPISTIKLHAHEAKNVASMGRMKFGSDVLFSHRHFTGLCESDAIAFKSCREIEGPCVDYLTSELKKPVLLSGPDGDIQQPTTALEHRWAEWLSGFNAGSVIYCAFGSECYLTKDQLHELVLGFELSNLPFFAALKPPLGVESVCAALPEGFEQRVQGRGVVYGGWVQQQLILEHPSIGCFVTHCGAGSLSEALVKKCQLVLLPHVGDHIFRARTMSSHLKVGVEVEKREEDGFFTKESVCKAVKTVMDEENETGKAIRENREKLRELFLDKELEESYINNFIHDLQVLIA; from the coding sequence ATGGCTGCCACTTCTAGCCTGCACATAGCAATGTACCCTTGGTTTGCTTTTGGCCACTTAGTTCCATATCTCCAAATTGCCAACAAATTAGCCAAAAAAGGCCACAAAATCTCCTTCTTCGTCCCATCAAAAACTCACCTCAAATTACAGCCTTTCAATCACTTTCCTCATCTCATTACCTTCCTCCCCATCACTGTTCCTCATGTGGATGGTCTCCCTCAAGCTGCTGAAACTACTGCCGATGTTTCTCACCCTTCACAGTTCAGTCATATCATGACTGCAATGGATCTCACCCAACCACAAATCAAACGCCTCCTCCAAGACTTACAACCccatttcatcttctttgaTTTCACCTTCTGGATGCCCAAATTGGCATCTCAATTGGGCATCACCTCAATTTACTACAGTGTCATTAGTGCTACAACATTTGGTTATATTTATACCCCATCAAGGCAACTCTGTGGACATGATTTAACCGAGGCTGATTTCATGCAGCCACCTCCTAAGTACCCAATTTCCACAATCAAGCTTCATGCTCACGAGGCCAAAAATGTTGCATCCATGGGCCGTATGAAATTTGGCAGTGATGTCCTTTTCTCTCATCGCCACTTCACTGGTCTTTGTGAGTCTGATGCTATAGCATTCAAGTCATGTAGGGAGATTGAAGGGCCTTGCGTAGACTACCTCACAAGTGAATTAAAAAAGCCTGTTCTGCTATCAGGACCCGATGGGGACATACAGCAACCAACAACAGCTTTAGAACATAGATGGGCAGAATGGCTATCAGGGTTTAATGCTGGTTCAGTCATATACTGTGCATTTGGAAGTGAGTGTTACTTAACAAAAGACCAACTCCATGAATTGGTATTGGGTTTTGAGCTTTCAAACTTACCATTCTTCGCTGCACTCAAACCTCCGCTTGGCGTAGAGTCGGTCTGCGCTGCCTTGCCTGAAGGATTTGAACAGAGAGTTCAGGGGAGAGGGGTGGTATATGGAGGATGGGTTCAACAACAGCTTATTTTGGAGCACCCATCAATTGGATGCTTTGTTACACATTGTGGGGCAGGGTCCTTATCTGAGGCATTGGTGAAGAAATGCCAGTTAGTATTGTTGCCTCATGTTGGCGACCACATTTTTCGAGCAAGAACGATGAGCAGCCATTTGAAGGTTGGTGTGGAGGTggagaaaagggaagaagatggattttttacaaaagaaaGTGTGTGTAAGGCAGTGAAGACCGTGATGgatgaagagaatgaaacaggTAAAGCGATCAGAGAAAACCGTGAGAAGTTAAGAGAGTTATTCCTTGACAAAGAACTGGAGGAGTCTTATATCAACAATTTCATCCATGATCTCCAAGTTTTAATTGCATAA